The genomic window GTTGAAAGAGCCATGCTTTTGCTTCAGGTTTAacgctttctttctttctctctaaatatttcttgaaacggtttttttagagagagagaaagagagcgaGAGGAGATTTGGAAGAGAAGAGGGGGATGTAAAGGGAGTTTTATAGGGGTTTTGTGAGTCGGACATAAAGAGGTTTGGTAGACTTCAAAAACAGTCAAAAAGTAGTAGCTCCAAAGGTGGGAAGAAGAGGAGGGAAGGGTGTTTTGGGAAAATGACAGGGAAGGACGTGTTTACCCACGTGTGGGGAAGGGTGTTTTGGtcaataaaagtgaaatataGGAGTTTTAGGTAAGCGAGTTTGATGTATTgtcatagttttatttatttaaaaatatattaaaataatatttatttatttttaatacaatacatcaaaataaaaaataaaataagaatatatttttttaataaaatatttttgaaatacaaaaataaatatttttttattacaaaaaatattatctcgTATAAATCATTAGTTATGAGGTAGATGATTGactgaataaatttttttaaaagttattattctaaaaaattattattttatcctctTTATATCATTATTAAAGAGGATATGATACATTGAAttagaatataataaatattaatgaaaaaggtACGTTAGTAATTTTGAGAAACTCAAGTAGTAAGATTAACAAAATTGTTATTGAATTAACGTAACCCTGACAAGATCTAGTGTGTATCcgtaatgtgttttttaattaaaaatgtattgaataatgttttttatttttaatattataaaattaaaattataaaaaaaatacttaaaaatattttgaaaatcacgataagaaaagaaaataaaattgtagaGCCAAACCGCCACTGGCTTGACGGGTTTAGGTATCAAAGCACTTAACGTGGCTCGATGATGTTCTTACACGAGGACTAAAAAGGGAAGTCTAACGTCTGTGGATTTTAGGTGCACgaatatttctattttatttttatttttggtcagAGGAGGAACATGGCATATAATACAGCCTTACCTACCCCAGTGGACGGCCTCCTTCTACTTCATTGGTCATCACCTACCATTTTATACTTTACTTACCAAGCACTGTTATTGACCAGATCAAATTATTAGGTGAGACGATCTGCAGCATCACTGAACCCATCACCAACAACCCTATAGCTCCAAACCCCAATTGGATTAATTTATACTGAGGTCTTGCAGGACGGATCTGGTGATTCAAAGTAACAGTAGCCtctgtgttttttcttctttcttttccggAGTTCATCCAATTTAACAGGTAGGGTTAGGGTCTGTAAGCTTGAAAGAGATCATAGGTTTAGAAGATTAGGAAGTGATCGATCTTACAGTGGTTGATTTTTAGAGGTTTTCCGGCCTTGATAAACAAATTTGTTTCCCATATAATCTATGATTAGTTTGAACATTTCTGCTTACAAAAGTTGGTTTAAACTCTGGAGATGTTCTCGTCACTAAAAAAGTGATGTCAAACGTTCTGAGATGTATAATTTAATATGAGCTAGCCTCTTCGTTGAATGCAATTGCTTCATTTCATCGTTTAtgctggatatatatatatatgaatctaGCTAGGTCTGCCTATCAGCTACTGCAATAAAATCTAGATTTTCATGTGAAATTAAAAGGATTTAAAGAGTTCTGTTCATCCCAGCAACGCAACCtgtaaaacaaattgaaaggatTACGATGTTATGCTGATGGGATCAAAGTTACGGTTGctccaataaaattataatatattcataaaatttcCTCATATTATGCTAATTTGTAcgataattttttgttgattgtaCTATTTTCTAAGAAACACAAAACTCTGAATGAAAGGTCAACCACACAAAGCATCTTGCCCTCCTCTGGTATATTCTCTCCTATGGGATATTCCTTCTGAAAGATTCTGCAGAGTACTAGTTTATTGGCCCGCGGTTAACCGCGGgtggtattaatttttttaaatataaaaataaatattaagaatacGAGAAGTTTTTTATGGTGTTATTAATcctaattaaattgataattttaaaactttacaacttaattatttatctaacttaaatttttaattaaatcgcAGAAGCTAGTCCAAATTACATCGATCGATTTCATAGGTTTAGATGCAATCTTGATAATTGGTAAAAATATagcttaacttttaaaaaaaacttcaagatgacaattaaaaaaaaaacattgaaacaaTGATAGATTAGATCAATTATAGTCTTCAAGTGACCCATGTTATGAACtatattgagtttaataatttttttataaactacttttttagttatatgataaaaatatattcttacaaaattgagcaccaacttaaaaataaatatttatttaagacaatgataatcctatagaaagcacaaaaaaattaaatcatgtagtTTATTtcctaaccaatttaatattaaaagataaaattaagaaaaaaattaagaaaaaaagcataTTTGTCTAATGGGTAAATTCATCAAACCTATGAACTATGTAACCCGGGCTACCACGCTAAATCTATGAACCGAGTTATGGACTCTAAcgagattataatttttttttaaaaaactatcttttatttaattatatgacaacTAAAATAGACGATTGtcaaatcaaacaccaacccaatattaagatgcatgttgaaaaaaaataataataatagtttatcttaataaatcattattatctcttgttattattattattatcactattattattaccattactattagtagtattattaacattactattataattattactattattatcataattattgttatcataacaattattattttcaaagtaAACTAGCCTTGACTCCTGCGCTTCGCTACGAAGCtgaattatttattctttttaataaaaaatgatgtttgtGTATTAAAATAGggttaaaataacataaaaaaattagtcataATAATAAATGTGTAACAATActaattataattaagttaacACAAGATAACATGTAGTGTTTATAAGTTGTCATCCCATATCTCCAATTAATCATGTCCCTATCGTATCTAAAACGGAAAACAGAAGGAATATTAGGTCATAAatcaacttttataaaatacattaaactgTAAATCCACAAGTTCTCCTTCATTTTATAATGTGTTCTACAGTTGCCTATTTAAAGacaaacctttttctttctttgtttcctgGGCAACTTCACAAAAAAGCTAGCTGGAGTTGGAATTTGAATTTAGCCTTTTAATTGCTTTGTGAGAATAGAGATGATGTGCAAGTCAGCAGATTATCTTAAGACAATTTGTCttattcaatcaaattattTGGAGACATGAATCTTGCATCATACCAATGCATGCTCTCAGTCTCTCATAATTAATAGTTTTGGGTTAAGCACATGTGAAAAAAGAGGAGACCAATGCTCTAATTATTGCAAAAAATGGACCCACAGGATCCCAATATGTGTGGATGCTCTGTACATGGAGAAAGAGGggagaagaagacgaagaagaagaagacagatAACGAATCGTGTGTGTGAAATGGTAGCTCTGTTGCATGGTGCCAAATACCATCTCACATCTATTTTCTTTCCACTGCAAATCACCGCACCTTTGGAGGGCAGGTGGGGCGTCTCATGCATGTGCGAGGCTGCTAGGCTCTAGCATGGATTAGCCCACATAACATGGAGAGTCTTGTCCCTGTTCCTCCAATTATGTCACTTTCTAGCCCATTTCCCCAGCCAAATCTTGCCACCTGCATGGCTTGGAGAATCCCTCGTCGTCGTCAtcgttttaaattaatagtaattGATTCTGAGAACTAATTAATCACAAGAAGTAGGAGGCTTCAacattttttgaagaaattattgATCACGAGTTGATATGCAGCACGTGAAACCTCTTTGACTGGCTCCAAAAATAATGAAGGACCATCTCTATGATTGTTGGGTTCTGTAATTCTTCTTTAGATTGATTTGACTAGGTAACAACTTTTACAAGGAGATGCTCTCTTGGGGGTGTATCATTCATCAATAAGGAGAACAAGTGTGCAAAACAAAACCTGCCAAGCTGTTTTGAggagtttttcttttgaaagataCAACACAGCTACTATAAATTGCTGGAAAATGACTCAACTTTCCAGTGTTTGAGCGCATTAAcactttatcttgttttttaaactatttatataatttataacacTTTATATATCAAGTCAAAATGTATATAAACTTAGTAAATgcaaaaatatcaatattataaatttacaaCTTCTTCACGAGACATTTTATCAAAGTGCATCAACTTCTCTCTAGGCCTTTCTTCTATCCCTGGCCACTCAGCTTCTACAAGCAGTGGCTTACTGAGATCAACAGGCCCTTCCTAAATCTCTACCTCTTCATCAACAATCTCATACTGCTGCAATGGAGGCTACATCATGTGGTAAACAAGAGTGTAAACAAGAATAACATAAACCCATTGAGAAAAGCATACATAAGCAATACCATTCCCGTAAAAATCGGGACCAAAAGGAGCGTCGGAACTGTGACACACTGATGCAACCACTGCAAGTGGAATATTGCCAGTGTTGCCAAATGCAGTCGTTGTGATTGTGAACCGAACAAACTCCCCTGGTGGTCGGCATATAATCACCGCCAAGCATCCCAATATGCAACCACTTGTAGCACTAATGATTACATTTACAGGAATGAACCACCACTGAACAATGTTCTTGAGAGTTGAGAGTAAAGGATGGACCAAGCTGAGTGAAAATTAAGCAAGGCAAAAACAAGCTTGCTAAGAAGCTTGAAAGTAGTTTTAGGGACAAATTAAACTTTTGCGTGAGCAAGGATTAAACCAAAGAGAGTGAGGACTATAAGTTTCAATAGAGGTACAATTGCAGCTTTCACACCCTGCCAATACTTTCAAGGTCCTGAATAGCAGAATGGTAATATGATATTCCAACATCGCCATCCTTTTTTATGCGAGTACTCTGCGCTATGGGAAAAATcgaagaataagaaaatagcATTGCTGCTGCCTGATTCTTGAAAAAACGAGATTACATCTTGTGGCAtgagttcaaacttcaaaagatAAGAATACTCATGAAATTCttataaacaaataagaaaattgaatacAAAATACAACTTAGAAATTACACAGGTATGAGCACCAAGAAAGAACAGCTTGCGTCTAACTTGTATAAAGATTTATTAgtccttttttcattttccttcacACTGCCGAGGTAGCAGATCCAGATCAAGAAACCAGGGATCTTGTCCTAGGTGGCCAACAGTCTAGTTATCGTGACATTTGGAGGAGAGTACAGAACCTTGTGCAgtgagaaaaacagaaaaatctaGTGGTGAGTATTTACTACTATTTTTTATGGTCTGTTATTGTTGCTTCTCTTGCTTGTAACTGAAGGTTGAGCTTCATGGGATTCCAATTGGTTCACCCCCTCTGTTAAATCAGATGTTTTAATCAATTCTTGTTCTTCGACACGTTCCCGCCTGTTATCCCATGACTTCCCACTCTTTCCAATAGCAAGAATTAGCTCCAGTTGCTTTTGTTGCTGCTCCTGCAAAGATGACAACAAATTAAAGTCGAATTTGTAGCATTTGAAAACCATATCACTCCATTCACCAGAAGCCATGGAACTAATCACGAGAGATATATTATGTTCTCCCAGCACAGAATCACTATGTCAGTTTTTATCAGCGCAAATAGTTATTCTCCAACACGTAGTGTAAGAAgttctttattaaattcaagCCAGTAGTGTTAGAAAACATcatattatcttttcatttactttttggGCAACTATGCACAGCCTATTTCTTCGATTATGTTCAAATGACACCTGAATTGGTTTCAGACACATTTCATAGAACACCACAGAACCAATTTTGCAATCCATACCAGTCACTTGatacataatatataattacaGGGATGTGCCTATTTAAAAGAAACTTTGAAACAGAAACAGATCACAACAAGCAACATGGCATAATTGTCTATAGATACAactttatgatgttttttttatttgtctgttGGTGTCCCTATTCATTCGAAAAGCTTCGTGATTGCTGGTATCGCTCATATTTATATAAACTCTTTGGCATAATCAATCTATGTGGCTGAAGATACCTGCATTGCCAACAAAATCTTCTGCGTTTCACCAAGCTCCTTTTCCAGAATATTTTCTTGCAATGCTAATGCTCGAGTGGCCTCAGAATTCTTTTGAGCCAAAGCTGCAGTCTTCGATGCAGATTGAAAGAAGTTAATAGGAGAGAAATTAACACGAGGTACTTATGAAAAACTTCCAAACTTCTCCAATTATCAGCAGATATTAATTACTAAGCAATCTATTCAAGGTCAGAGGTATTAAACCTGCTGCATAACTATAAAACAGTACCTTCTTAATTGAAGCTCCAAACTATATAGCATGTTTTTACGGAACCAAATGCCAAATCAAAATAGGTTTCAAGATTCTAAGGAtgccaaagaaaagaaaacgcaATAATTTCTTCCGCAATGGGGACAGTTTAATTCAGCATATAGCAAAAGCACCATAAATGATGCTGCCCATTCAGCACTGTAAACTACGGTCATTTATTATCATCCATTCTTTTGATGTCAGCACTCAGCACACATACCAGAATTCTAAGTAGTGGAATCAATAAGACTTTTGCAAAACTCTTTCAAACAACAAAACATTGCAAGCAGCAAAAGCCACCAACCATTTCAGACAATCATCAGGAAACCCATGCACAAAATCCATGCATGAGGACTCACAACCAGAAAATTTAGACTCCCTATCTGTAAACAACTTCTGTGATTCCTTTGCCACTGAAAGTGCATAAATCTATCATGTTGCAGTTTTAGCTGTTAttcttaaaatccaaaataaccCTACAAAATTCCAAAATCTTGAAGCAGCAGTTAGCATCTTTATCAGGATTGCTTGAAGCTTGTTATCAAAGCATTGCTCCAAGCTCATCCAGCCTAAGAACGCTCAAGTTAAGCCAGAACCTATGAGTCAAATTGTCTAGTTATTATAGCGCTTCTCCTAGTTTTATCATGAAGTCTCCCGGCACTCTACAAATTTTCTCCTTAACTTCAGTTACACCGCATACAATTGTTTGAGGTACAAAGCAGGAAACAAACGATCTTATAAAACACCATAAACAATGACTGGTGATTAAGTTAGTAAACctttaatttaactataaaGTTCAAAAAATTCAATCCCCGGAGATGCCAAAATGGGCGGCAGATAGCAAGAAATAAAAGCATATAACAGCaaagttcaatatcaagacaaaGATACTTGGTTAAGAAAGCAAGTAACCCTAACAACCAACCAAAAAGTAAGATGTTCAGCTCAACAATGGGTACCTCAACAATGGGCTCTTTCAAAGCTTTCCTAGTAACCCGAAACCGAATCCCCAACTTCTCAAGCTGCCTAGACAAAACCCTAATAATGGTCGCAGAACTCCTCATATCCTGTTCCAGTTTCTCAATCCTCCCCACCAAATTCAAACTCCCTTCCCTACCTGTCTCCCTACAAATCCGCCACCACTGCCGCCTCCTTATCCACGCACCAATTACAACTCCACTCACCATCACCACCATTCCCCACGCAAATCCCGTGTTGCTGCCTATGACCCCCAACGCTCCCGTTTTCGAAAAGGTACAGTTCAATGCGTAACTGATTGTGATAATTGACGATGAAATGATGCAGAGTAGTTCGGCAATCGAGAGAAATTGATCGAGATTGAATTGATTGGAAACTTGGGTTCGGATAGTGGGGTCTGATTGGTATGCTTTGAGGGTGAAACTGAAAGAATTCCTGGGAGTTTGGGGTTTGAAGTGGAAATTACTGGAATGTAAGGATGTAGTGACGTGGCGAGAAAGACTGAGGTTTCTGAGTGagaggctgctgctgctgaagaGAAGGGTGATGCGAGGCGGCGAGTTAGTGAAGAGGTGGTGGTGATAGGTGGCGAGAGACATTGTTGTGTCGTCTTTTGTATTTCTGGTTCTGGTTATATTGGGGTTTTGTTCAGGTTGAAGAGACTCAGAGAGAGGATTGTAACGGCCTGGCGAAGAGTTCAACGACTGGCGCGCTACAGGCTAATGCAGCATTTTTAGCAAGGGTGACAATTTCGTCCTCCTTCATATCACATCAGCCCGAACCGATCTGCACAGGTAGAAAATCTTGGGGATACGTTCAGGTTTGGGTATATTTGAAGGGACAAAATCGATTTTTGGACTggatatgaatattattatatttaatttggaaagtgattcaatttaaaatttaaaatatccttaaaatacataaacacAGTTGGGACACACTATGTCAAGGATTGGGATattgattataatttaaagtttttttatttttaaaaattatttttaaaatcagcgcatcaaaacgatctaaaaatatatataaaaaataattttaaacaaaaaaaataaatttaaatttttttaaagaaattcgATTTACACCGTGTTCTCAAACACGATCTAAATGAATAgaatttttagtaaaattataaataatattttttaaattattttaaaaatatatattttttatttatatctgaCAAAGggtttttaaacaatttttattctGTATTTATAGtctattgttaaaaaaatttcatttataaagtataattaacattttatttattcttgacaTCTTTTTATGAATTAGGTGTCTTATATGATTGCGCAAATTGTTCATATATCCTTGCCGCTATGTATATACATAGTTTGAATTTTGGTTTACTGTTCCTCCGACATTAGGGTTAGAACTCAAGAGCAAAGTTGCAAATTCATGGGAATTAGAAGAGAGCGAAAAATGAAAGTTTCTTGAGGAAAGTAACTGcatgtttagtattttttattttttaattgaaaacatgatgattttttttagatattcttTCAagtaaacacattaaaattattaaaaaataaaaaaatattaatttattgtttttttatttgaaaaataatttaaaattacttttaaaaacagcTCAGACCATTAAAACAAACattgttaaataattaattaatttacctacttccttcttttttctactTCAATATGTCATTTTAAGAATCattatacattttaaattttctgcttgttttttcattttctagacAACCTCTCAAACCATAAAAGAAACTGTAATaacctaaaatattaaattttaattttaaaagtttaaagaaatttgagatccataaaaaaaacttagattacacaaacattaaaaaccttaaaaaatagagagaaaaaattaaactttgaacatgccaaaaaattgaaataacccaatatatatatatataatataaaagtatgaaattaatgaaagaaattCAATGTCTTGCAAAACTCATGTTATTGACAGACATATTTGTTTAAGgacagttcaatttttttctttgaaatagtGAAAACTGAAAACTGCAGTGTGATCCGTAATGTGACTTCAAACGGTGTCGTgcagttttttctatatatccCGGTAAGCTGAATTTCCACTTGAACATTCGCAGTCCCTTTCCATTTTCCCCAAATTGCAAAATATCTCTGGAGCGAGGAAGTGAGTGAAGCATGGAAGAGCTGAAGAAACTAGAAGAAGCTCAGAGAATGATAACACTGATGGAATCGCATGCCTtactttcttctccttcttctaaTAACCACCACTCTAATCGCTTCCTCGCCAATCTCTTACTCCTCCTGATACAACAGTGCGGCGATCTAGATTTCAAGGACAAACTCACTCTCATCAACCAACACCTTCCAAAAGTGATTACTCTCTTACTCGATTTCAATTGCGACATCAACGTAAACATTTTATAtgatactgattttttttaatcgtttttttttgtgtgcaaGATTTCGGGTTCTTTTCTCGAAGAAGTGTCGCTCTTGTTTAATCGGGAAGAAGCGGTGCTGCAAACGGAAAGCAAGCTTATTGCTAATAGTAATAGTGATTTGGAAGATATGGCATTGGTTGGCTTGGATGCCATGCAACGCGCAAATTCTACTCTCGAGGATTTTGTAAGCagagttatttgttttttttaattattgttattattagttaTTTGTAAACTTATGCATTGACTGgcggttttatttatttattttatttttgggaatTAATAGTGCAGATCGTACTTTATGTTTCATGAAATGGACATAAATAAGCCGCAATCGATATTCAAATATTTACCTCTGCTTTCATTTACTGAAAGTTACATTTATCAGGTTAGGAATTGGAATTGCAGctgtggattttttttgtatcgTGCGGCTAGGGGTTTTTTTCCtcgaatttttttccttaataactgtatttttttttatgtagatgGATAGTTTAAATGAAAAGATAGTCAATATGCAAACCAATATAGTTGGAGCTGTAGAAAGAAAACCTCACATGGTAAGAACTGTGAGCTTTGGAAGAGATATGATGAAAATGTTGTGattgttttattgttgattttcatTTGCTTCAATGCCTTTCAATTTGACATTCAGGAAGTGAGTGAAAGCTGGATTGGTAAGTTTATTGATATGTTAAAAAACGATCCATTTGGTCCCCTTGTGGGTCAGCTTCAACATCATGGCCTTTTGACAGAGAGGTAttgtttcatattatttttcttatcattgtCTTTGGCGTTGGGGTAATGAGGTGAAGCTTGAAATCTGAATATAAgctatattgtttgtttttgcgtatTCGGTTAAGGATCAATGAAGAACTCAGGTTTGGAGAAGAGTATTGGGATTTGGAAAGAAAGCTATGCTCTGCACTCGTGAACCAAACTGAGGTACACACATTCATctggttcattttttcttaaattaattctaTTCTTGCTGGCTTGTATTTCATCTACGGGTGTCATTTCCTAAAATATCCTCACTGTAGCACTGTAAGTAGTCAGAGAAACATGAATTATCAGTCTGACCTCAGCTGGTCcaccttgaaaaaaatttcataggATGGATCTATGAGCATTTAGATGTTTAAATACTGTACTgcagaatttttcttttttaaacatcaaattatgTTTTAGCACCTCATAGATAGAGAAGAAATCAAGTCGATCAGTGCATAAACATCAGTAATATTAACGTTTGATGAATGACTCCAGGGCCAATTGTGGATTCATAAGTAGGATCCATGTTAAATTTGAGCATGGCtgatttattagttttatatcAGATATTGTATATCACTGGATCCCACTGCTCACAATCAAGGTTCTTTTGACACATTCTCAAGTTCCATGCCTTTTGAATTAAATAGGAGGAAACTAGTACAAAAGGGTCACTAGTTCATTTGAAATAGCTTACTAAGATTCTTCCAGAGAGTTTGAGGGGTTTAATTTATTAGCAGTGAATCATAGGCTGACTCAAGGTTCATTTGTTTATGTCTGATCATAACCTTGCTTTTCAGATTTTAGTTGAAGATGTAATGAGGGCAATTCATTTGAAATCCTTTGACTATCGAGTTCTGAATCTTCTACTGTACCAGTTAAGAGGGGAAAAGGTACATATCTGTTGGTGATTTCActcattttattcttcttctttttttacatgTCAAAtaatttccttctcttctttttaaaatacatcttaAAAGAGTTTAACCTTTTTTCTTCAGGCATTGTCAAagatcataaaacaaatttctGTCACATTTTCATTTAGAGAATTCTGTCAAACTCTGATTAATTTGGCCCAGTCCTTTCTTTTCCACCTCTCAATCCTGCTAGTTACTGAGTAATATGTAGCCTGTTGTTTGGTTAGATGTATGTAATTAGGCTAAATGtattttcttgaagttttgctGAAGGTAAATGATGTGCATATGGAATTCTTATCCATCTCAGAATTTCTAGTGGAAGTGTCTGATGATCTGTAAgtgcttattttctttcttttatcaatttatcCTTATTCTGTATAAAGTATGCCAACTCATTCACTATTTGAAAACGACAATTGTAGCAAAATAATCAGATACAAAATTGTATGGCGTGGAATTGAcacaaaatcatattttatgcTATAGAAATGTTTCAGCTTAGCTTTTGGATGCATGTGCATGGCTAAGTGTAAATGTGTATTTGCCATCCCTCTCATGGGCTTGCCTGAGTGGT from Populus trichocarpa isolate Nisqually-1 chromosome 5, P.trichocarpa_v4.1, whole genome shotgun sequence includes these protein-coding regions:
- the LOC7479186 gene encoding uncharacterized protein LOC7479186 isoform X1, which gives rise to MEELKKLEEAQRMITLMESHALLSSPSSNNHHSNRFLANLLLLLIQQCGDLDFKDKLTLINQHLPKISGSFLEEVSLLFNREEAVLQTESKLIANSNSDLEDMALVGLDAMQRANSTLEDFCRSYFMFHEMDINKPQSIFKYLPLLSFTESYIYQMDSLNEKIVNMQTNIVGAVERKPHMEVSESWIGKFIDMLKNDPFGPLVGQLQHHGLLTERINEELRFGEEYWDLERKLCSALVNQTEILVEDVMRAIHLKSFDYRVLNLLLYQLRGEKVNDVHMEFLSISEFLVEVSDDLFDYEDDVLENNFNILRMFVRIYGPAMAPAMLAKYIAEAEEKYGSLLKTLDPQLSTNYQRRCEEATKEGGKMSGYPLGSWNIPPAIVDEELYRSNWLNSESVVPLG
- the LOC7479186 gene encoding uncharacterized protein LOC7479186 isoform X2, with translation MEELKKLEEAQRMITLMESHALLSSPSSNNHHSNRFLANLLLLLIQQCGDLDFKDKLTLINQHLPKISGSFLEEVSLLFNREEAVLQTESKLIANSNSDLEDMALVGLDAMQRANSTLEDFMDSLNEKIVNMQTNIVGAVERKPHMEVSESWIGKFIDMLKNDPFGPLVGQLQHHGLLTERINEELRFGEEYWDLERKLCSALVNQTEILVEDVMRAIHLKSFDYRVLNLLLYQLRGEKVNDVHMEFLSISEFLVEVSDDLFDYEDDVLENNFNILRMFVRIYGPAMAPAMLAKYIAEAEEKYGSLLKTLDPQLSTNYQRRCEEATKEGGKMSGYPLGSWNIPPAIVDEELYRSNWLNSESVVPLG
- the LOC7479185 gene encoding uncharacterized protein LOC7479185: MSLATYHHHLFTNSPPRITLLFSSSSLSLRNLSLSRHVTTSLHSSNFHFKPQTPRNSFSFTLKAYQSDPTIRTQVSNQFNLDQFLSIAELLCIISSSIITISYALNCTFSKTGALGVIGSNTGFAWGMVVMVSGVVIGAWIRRRQWWRICRETGREGSLNLVGRIEKLEQDMRSSATIIRVLSRQLEKLGIRFRVTRKALKEPIVETAALAQKNSEATRALALQENILEKELGETQKILLAMQEQQQKQLELILAIGKSGKSWDNRRERVEEQELIKTSDLTEGVNQLESHEAQPSVTSKRSNNNRP